From Eleftheria terrae, the proteins below share one genomic window:
- a CDS encoding endonuclease V, with product MMMAVDVDYREPGAVVAGVSFEHWEDAVPLHEHVASLAEVAPYEPGAFYKRELPCLLALLRQAGELPQLLLVDGYVHLGAEQRDGLGIHLWRALHGRVPVIGVAKTAFAGTPAEAALLRGDSARPLFISAAGIALAEARECVARMHGRHRLPTLLKRVDRLCREASAAPASAA from the coding sequence ATGATGATGGCCGTCGACGTGGACTACCGCGAGCCGGGTGCCGTGGTGGCCGGCGTGAGCTTCGAGCACTGGGAGGACGCGGTGCCGCTGCACGAACACGTGGCGAGCTTGGCCGAGGTGGCGCCCTACGAGCCCGGCGCCTTCTACAAGCGCGAGCTGCCGTGCCTGCTGGCCCTGCTGAGGCAGGCCGGCGAGCTGCCGCAACTGCTGCTGGTGGACGGCTATGTGCACCTCGGCGCCGAGCAGCGCGACGGGCTGGGCATCCACCTGTGGCGCGCGCTGCACGGCCGGGTGCCGGTGATCGGCGTGGCCAAGACCGCCTTCGCCGGCACGCCGGCCGAGGCTGCGCTGCTGCGGGGCGACAGTGCCCGGCCGTTGTTCATTTCGGCCGCCGGTATCGCGCTGGCCGAGGCACGCGAGTGCGTGGCGCGCATGCACGGCCGCCATCGCTTGCCCACCCTGCTGAAGCGGGTCGACCGGCTTTGCCGCGAGGCCTCGGCAGCGCCGGCCTCGGCGGCCTGA
- a CDS encoding CHASE domain-containing protein, protein MSAPRPRRPYALAVLVAGLAMAGTVGWWQREQNLHVERARFDALTGRAAEQVLNRMRGYEKGLRGARGAVIAAGKEALTRERFREYSDSRDLDREFPGTRGFGFIRRVPAAHEAAFLAEARRDGAPHFAIRQLQTHGGDRYVIQYIEPVALNQEAVGLDIASEPNRLAAAETATRTGRPTLTAPITLVQASGKHLRSMLLLLPIYRQDQLPPSVSAREASVFGWAYMPLVIDEALADFDYADEEFALALSDTQAGGAGEPFFSSPGWAGAPPGALRRQLALPMYGREWHLDVRALPGFRERLNLRDPGALAAGLAGAAVLLAGLVQVWLLAGQRQQTVRLQQSRMAAMVDSSHDAIVGVTVDGRVTDWNAAAERIFGYTAAEALGRSLQELVVPPDSQAQAAEVLVRAARGEEVPRFDAVRRRRDGSLLDVSVSISAIRMPGLGIVGVATTVRDISLHKAAEAKILHLNATLEQQVQQRTAEVRALAARERAILLSAASAVIACDTEGRVTLFNPAAEAMLRYPAQEVIGRLFIEQFHDPVELDARAEALSAGLGRPVSRREALLARASPGTSDRGEWTYVRRDGSRLPVLLNVAELRDDAGHVLGSIAIAADLSERKRLERELVALNEALTERSRQAESATRAKSAFLANMSHEIRTPMNAIIGLTQFLLRDSRDPALRERLQLVSEASHHLLSIINNVLDLSKIEVGKLELEQADFELEEVLTRTLALVRGAAREKGLELVLDLDHLPTRLVGDPTRLGQAVLNLLGNAVKFTHAGSVTLRGVCCEQDEAQVLLRFEVHDTGIGMAPGVIDKVFHAFEQGDNSTTRRYGGTGLGLTITRELVQLMGGETGASSRQGEGSTFWFTARFQRAAAEQVGEALAPSLQGRPVLLLEPLPPAREALASLLRRFGLQPAAAHEAAEVPAQAQAARAAGRPYTVVVLAAELPHDEDAVALARRLLAEAGDAAMRCLLVTRRNVADLAPGLAGEERIRVLEKPVAPATLRLHLEELLGGRPRAQAGAGSEAASLAAAERNRPFEGTRVLLAEDHPVNQLVAMEQLGSLGMAIDLAETGVEAVEQARSRRYDLILMDLHMPEMDGLKAARAIRGLPEHAATPILAMTASAFGEDRDACLAAGMNDHIPKPVETDVLVRTLGRWLRPLH, encoded by the coding sequence TTGAGCGCGCCGCGGCCCCGCCGGCCGTACGCGCTGGCCGTGCTGGTGGCCGGCCTCGCGATGGCGGGCACGGTCGGCTGGTGGCAGCGCGAGCAGAACCTGCACGTGGAGCGGGCCCGCTTCGACGCGCTGACGGGGCGCGCCGCCGAGCAGGTGCTCAACCGCATGCGGGGCTACGAGAAGGGCCTGCGAGGGGCCCGCGGCGCGGTCATCGCGGCCGGCAAGGAGGCGTTGACGCGCGAGCGTTTCCGTGAATACAGCGATTCGCGCGACCTGGACCGGGAATTTCCCGGCACCCGCGGCTTCGGCTTCATCCGCCGGGTGCCGGCCGCGCATGAGGCGGCCTTCCTGGCCGAGGCGCGACGCGACGGGGCGCCGCATTTCGCGATCCGCCAGCTGCAGACCCATGGCGGAGACCGCTACGTCATCCAGTACATCGAGCCGGTCGCATTGAACCAGGAGGCGGTGGGGCTGGACATTGCCTCCGAGCCGAACCGGCTGGCTGCTGCCGAAACCGCCACCCGCACCGGCCGGCCCACGCTGACCGCGCCCATCACGCTGGTGCAGGCCAGCGGCAAGCACCTGCGCTCCATGCTGCTGCTGCTGCCCATCTACCGGCAGGACCAGCTGCCGCCGAGCGTCAGCGCCCGCGAGGCCAGCGTGTTCGGCTGGGCCTACATGCCGCTGGTGATCGACGAGGCGCTGGCGGACTTCGACTATGCGGACGAGGAATTCGCCCTGGCGCTGTCCGACACCCAGGCCGGCGGTGCCGGGGAGCCCTTCTTCAGCTCACCCGGCTGGGCCGGCGCCCCGCCGGGCGCGCTGCGCCGGCAGCTGGCACTGCCGATGTACGGCCGCGAATGGCATCTGGACGTGCGGGCGCTGCCCGGTTTTCGCGAACGCCTGAACCTGCGCGATCCGGGTGCGCTGGCGGCCGGGCTGGCCGGCGCCGCGGTGCTGCTGGCCGGGCTGGTGCAGGTCTGGCTGCTTGCGGGGCAGCGGCAGCAGACGGTGCGGCTGCAGCAGTCCCGCATGGCAGCCATGGTGGACAGCTCGCACGATGCCATCGTGGGCGTCACGGTGGACGGCCGGGTGACCGACTGGAACGCCGCCGCCGAGCGCATCTTCGGCTACACCGCAGCCGAGGCGCTCGGCCGCAGCCTGCAGGAGCTGGTGGTGCCGCCGGACAGCCAGGCGCAGGCGGCCGAGGTGCTGGTGCGCGCTGCCCGCGGCGAAGAGGTGCCGCGCTTCGACGCGGTGCGCCGCCGCCGCGACGGCAGCCTGCTGGACGTGTCGGTCTCCATCTCGGCCATCCGCATGCCGGGGCTGGGCATCGTCGGGGTGGCCACCACCGTGCGCGACATCAGCCTGCACAAGGCGGCCGAAGCGAAGATCCTGCACCTCAACGCCACGCTGGAGCAGCAGGTGCAGCAGCGCACGGCCGAGGTTCGTGCGCTGGCCGCACGCGAGCGGGCCATCCTGCTGAGCGCGGCGAGCGCGGTCATTGCCTGCGACACCGAAGGCCGGGTGACCTTGTTCAACCCGGCGGCCGAAGCGATGCTGCGCTATCCGGCGCAGGAGGTGATCGGCCGGCTCTTCATCGAGCAGTTCCACGATCCGGTGGAACTGGATGCGCGCGCGGAGGCGCTGTCGGCCGGGCTGGGCCGGCCGGTGTCACGGCGTGAGGCACTGCTGGCGCGCGCCAGCCCGGGCACCAGTGACCGTGGCGAGTGGACCTACGTGCGGCGCGACGGCAGCCGGCTGCCCGTCCTGCTCAATGTGGCGGAGCTGCGCGACGATGCCGGCCATGTGCTGGGCAGCATCGCGATCGCGGCCGACCTGAGCGAGCGCAAGCGGCTGGAGCGCGAGCTGGTCGCCCTGAACGAGGCACTGACCGAGCGCAGCCGGCAGGCCGAGTCGGCCACGCGGGCCAAGAGCGCCTTCCTGGCCAACATGAGCCACGAGATCCGCACGCCGATGAATGCCATCATCGGCCTGACCCAGTTCCTGCTGCGCGACAGCCGCGACCCGGCGTTGCGCGAGCGGCTGCAGCTGGTGTCGGAGGCGTCGCACCACCTGCTGTCCATCATCAACAATGTGCTCGACCTGTCGAAGATCGAGGTGGGCAAGCTGGAGCTGGAGCAGGCCGACTTCGAGCTGGAAGAGGTGCTCACCCGGACCCTGGCCCTGGTGCGCGGCGCCGCACGCGAGAAGGGACTGGAGCTGGTGCTCGACCTCGACCACCTGCCGACCCGCCTGGTGGGCGATCCGACCCGCCTCGGCCAGGCCGTGCTCAACCTGCTTGGCAACGCGGTGAAGTTCACCCATGCCGGCTCGGTGACCCTGCGCGGCGTGTGCTGCGAGCAGGACGAGGCGCAGGTGTTGTTGCGCTTCGAGGTCCACGACACCGGCATCGGCATGGCGCCCGGCGTCATCGACAAGGTGTTCCACGCCTTCGAGCAGGGCGACAACTCCACCACCCGCCGCTACGGCGGCACCGGCCTGGGCCTCACCATCACCCGCGAGCTGGTGCAGCTCATGGGCGGCGAGACCGGCGCCTCCAGCCGGCAAGGAGAGGGCAGCACCTTCTGGTTCACCGCCCGCTTCCAGCGGGCAGCGGCGGAACAGGTCGGCGAGGCGCTGGCGCCGTCGCTGCAGGGCCGGCCCGTGCTCCTGCTGGAGCCGCTGCCGCCAGCGCGGGAGGCCTTGGCGTCGCTGCTGCGCCGCTTCGGCCTGCAGCCCGCCGCGGCGCACGAGGCCGCTGAGGTGCCGGCCCAGGCGCAGGCGGCGCGGGCGGCCGGCCGGCCCTATACGGTGGTGGTGCTGGCCGCCGAGCTGCCCCACGACGAGGATGCGGTGGCACTGGCCCGCCGGCTGCTGGCCGAGGCCGGCGACGCTGCAATGCGCTGCCTGCTGGTGACCCGCCGCAACGTCGCCGACCTGGCGCCGGGACTGGCCGGCGAGGAGCGCATCCGCGTGCTCGAGAAGCCGGTGGCGCCGGCGACGCTGCGCCTGCACCTGGAGGAGCTGCTGGGCGGCCGGCCGCGGGCCCAGGCCGGTGCGGGCAGTGAGGCGGCGAGCTTGGCGGCCGCCGAGCGCAACCGGCCTTTCGAGGGCACCCGGGTGCTGCTGGCCGAGGACCACCCGGTCAACCAGCTGGTGGCCATGGAGCAGCTCGGCAGCCTGGGCATGGCCATCGACCTGGCGGAAACCGGCGTCGAGGCGGTCGAGCAGGCCCGCTCGCGGCGCTACGATCTCATCCTGATGGACTTGCACATGCCGGAGATGGACGGCCTGAAGGCCGCCCGCGCCATCCGCGGCCTGCCCGAGCATGCCGCGACACCCATCCTGGCGATGACTGCCAGCGCCTTCGGTGAAGACCGCGATGCCTGCCTGGCGGCCGGCATGAACGACCACATCCCCAAGCCGGTCGAAACCGACGTGCTGGTGCGCACCCTGGGCCGCTGGCTGCGGCCGCTGCATTGA
- a CDS encoding winged helix-turn-helix domain-containing protein, with product MTAPIHLAILDDEVDITLLLANYLGSQGFRVSQLHAGRELTELMNTDPPQLVLLDLGLPGEDGFAIARHLREHWRCGLVIVTGRGDAVDKVVGLEIGADDYVTKPFDLRELLARIRAVLRRMEPAAGAAAATTAPAAAAAPAVPAASRLCFAGWQLDLDARRLLAADGREVALTTGEFDLLLAFARSPGRVLTRDFLLEQTRGREAGPFDRTIDVQVGRLRKKLETDPEHPQLIKSVRGAGYLFVPPVTPA from the coding sequence GTGACCGCACCCATCCACCTGGCCATCCTCGACGACGAAGTCGACATCACCCTGCTGCTGGCCAACTATCTCGGAAGCCAGGGATTCCGTGTGAGCCAGCTGCATGCCGGGCGCGAGCTGACGGAGTTGATGAACACCGATCCGCCCCAGCTGGTGTTGCTGGACCTCGGCCTGCCGGGCGAAGACGGCTTTGCCATCGCCCGCCATCTGCGCGAGCACTGGCGCTGTGGCCTGGTCATCGTGACCGGCCGCGGCGATGCGGTGGACAAGGTGGTGGGCCTGGAGATCGGTGCCGACGACTACGTCACCAAACCCTTCGACCTGCGCGAGCTGCTGGCCCGCATCCGGGCGGTGTTGCGCCGCATGGAGCCAGCCGCAGGCGCGGCGGCTGCCACCACGGCGCCGGCCGCCGCAGCCGCGCCGGCCGTGCCGGCGGCCAGCCGGCTCTGCTTCGCCGGCTGGCAGCTCGACCTGGATGCGCGCCGCCTGCTGGCCGCCGACGGCCGCGAGGTGGCACTGACCACCGGCGAATTCGACCTCCTGCTGGCGTTTGCCCGCAGCCCGGGCCGCGTGCTGACCCGCGACTTCCTGCTGGAGCAGACGCGCGGCCGCGAGGCCGGTCCCTTCGACCGCACCATCGATGTCCAGGTCGGCCGGCTGCGCAAGAAGCTGGAAACCGACCCCGAGCACCCCCAGTTGATCAAGTCCGTGCGCGGCGCCGGCTACCTGTTCGTGCCGCCGGTCACCCCTGCCTGA
- a CDS encoding PAS domain S-box protein has protein sequence MPQHLPSLPPGLDESDVYRTLFAAYPDALLLVDAAGTILLANPAAGSLLGYELPELVGQPVDALVPDSIRPRHAAYREAYGRSPHTRPMGTQMDLVAKRRDGSEVMVEIALSPLQDQGLPYVVAAIRGIGAYPRVRQALQRARYSEQVAQFGRLAVDARDPRVLVEEAPRVAADALQLDTAMVFLLDAERLEFRIAAAVGLPPGSGASQSVANQPGTLPGFVLAHASAVALHGEPGREYFEPWGSGPAEGRASGLAVPLSDRGRIVGALAVRAAQPQSFGEDELRFLDSLASLLATSLQRAQSEEALSHSQRLDSVGQLTGGIAHDFNNLLTVISGNLQVLEDLPAVAGDSFAPQLVAAASRATRRGAELTGKLLTFSRRQVLQPVPVDVGNMLHSLTDMLGRTLDQRIELHLDAAREGPCCLADPSQLESAVLNIAINARDAMPEGGALRFSCRTLPALPLALQEDREAGPAAPDGYIAIAISDTGTGMPEAVRERAFEPFFTTKEAGRGTGLGLSTVYGFARQSHGAVALDSAPGAGTTVTLYLPRVREAEPADEAEGADHEVPAGLQVLLVEDDAEVRAVVQRFLATLRCKVTTCVTAEQALALLEPQAGFELLLTDIALGAGMRGTELARLARERLPALKVLLMSGFSSGLLDSVPDWELLRKPYTRAELARAIGKVLASA, from the coding sequence ATGCCCCAGCACCTGCCCTCCCTGCCGCCCGGACTGGACGAAAGCGACGTCTACCGCACGCTCTTCGCCGCCTACCCCGACGCCCTGCTGCTGGTCGATGCGGCCGGCACCATCCTGCTGGCCAACCCGGCCGCCGGCTCGCTGCTGGGCTACGAATTGCCCGAGCTGGTCGGCCAGCCGGTCGATGCCCTGGTGCCCGACAGCATCCGCCCGCGCCACGCGGCCTACCGCGAGGCCTATGGCCGCAGCCCGCATACCCGGCCGATGGGCACGCAGATGGACCTGGTGGCCAAGCGACGTGACGGCAGCGAGGTGATGGTCGAGATCGCCCTCAGTCCGTTGCAGGACCAGGGCCTGCCCTATGTGGTGGCGGCCATCCGCGGCATCGGCGCCTACCCGCGGGTGCGCCAGGCGCTGCAGCGCGCGCGCTACAGCGAACAGGTGGCCCAGTTCGGCCGCTTGGCGGTGGATGCCCGCGACCCGCGGGTGCTGGTGGAGGAAGCACCGCGCGTGGCGGCCGATGCCTTGCAGCTCGACACCGCCATGGTCTTCCTGCTGGATGCCGAGCGGCTGGAGTTCCGCATCGCCGCCGCTGTTGGCCTGCCGCCGGGCAGTGGCGCGAGCCAGTCCGTCGCCAACCAGCCGGGCACCCTGCCCGGCTTCGTGCTGGCGCACGCCTCGGCCGTGGCCTTGCACGGCGAGCCGGGCCGCGAGTATTTCGAACCCTGGGGCAGCGGGCCGGCCGAAGGCCGGGCCAGCGGCCTGGCGGTGCCCCTGTCGGACCGCGGCCGCATCGTCGGCGCGCTGGCGGTGCGTGCCGCGCAGCCGCAGTCCTTCGGCGAAGACGAATTGCGCTTCCTCGATTCGCTGGCCAGCCTGCTGGCCACCAGCCTGCAGCGGGCCCAGAGCGAGGAAGCGCTGAGCCACAGCCAGCGGCTCGACAGCGTGGGGCAGCTGACCGGCGGCATCGCGCACGACTTCAACAACCTGCTCACCGTGATCTCCGGCAACTTGCAGGTGCTGGAGGACCTGCCGGCCGTTGCCGGTGACAGCTTCGCGCCGCAACTGGTGGCCGCCGCCAGTCGGGCCACCCGGCGCGGTGCCGAGCTCACCGGCAAGCTGCTGACCTTCTCGCGCCGCCAGGTGCTGCAGCCGGTGCCGGTCGATGTGGGCAACATGCTGCACTCGCTGACCGACATGCTGGGCCGCACGCTCGACCAGCGCATCGAGCTGCACCTGGATGCGGCACGCGAAGGCCCGTGTTGCCTGGCCGATCCGTCACAACTCGAGTCGGCGGTGCTGAACATTGCCATCAACGCCCGGGACGCCATGCCGGAAGGCGGCGCCCTGCGCTTCAGCTGCCGCACCCTGCCGGCCCTGCCCCTGGCCTTGCAGGAGGACCGCGAGGCCGGCCCGGCCGCGCCCGACGGCTACATCGCCATCGCCATCAGCGATACCGGCACCGGCATGCCCGAAGCGGTGCGGGAGCGGGCCTTCGAGCCCTTCTTCACCACCAAGGAAGCCGGACGCGGCACCGGGCTGGGCCTGAGCACGGTGTACGGCTTCGCCCGGCAGTCGCACGGCGCGGTGGCGCTCGACAGCGCACCCGGCGCCGGCACCACCGTCACGCTCTACCTGCCCCGCGTGCGCGAGGCCGAGCCGGCCGACGAGGCAGAAGGCGCCGACCACGAGGTCCCGGCAGGCCTGCAGGTCCTTCTGGTGGAAGACGATGCCGAGGTGCGTGCGGTGGTGCAGCGCTTCCTGGCCACCCTGCGCTGCAAGGTCACCACCTGCGTCACCGCGGAGCAGGCCCTGGCGCTGCTGGAGCCGCAGGCGGGCTTCGAGCTGCTGCTGACCGACATTGCACTGGGCGCCGGCATGCGCGGCACCGAGCTGGCCCGGCTGGCCCGGGAGCGCCTGCCGGCGCTGAAGGTCTTGCTGATGAGCGGCTTCTCCAGCGGCCTGCTGGACAGCGTCCCCGACTGGGAGCTGCTGCGCAAGCCCTACACCCGCGCCGAGCTCGCGCGGGCCATCGGCAAGGTGCTGGCGTCCGCCTGA
- a CDS encoding Crp/Fnr family transcriptional regulator, producing the protein MQHSTDNNQTVSQRIAQTLQLLQDNLTLQRRVVRAGDRIYQSGDSFACLHVLHSGFIKMVNLAADGREQVVSLHFKGDWLGFDGIANGRYGCDAVAMDTGEVWSIRYDELLQACTRQPALLGVLHEAMSREIGRDRDSMMSLCTLPADARVADFLRNWAEALAARGLRTDQITLRMTRAEIGNYLGMTLETVSRALSRLARGDMIRFSEKGRRDIEIPHVGALSAFVQRSAAPAAAMH; encoded by the coding sequence ATGCAACACAGCACCGACAACAACCAGACCGTGAGCCAGCGCATTGCCCAGACCCTGCAGCTGCTGCAGGACAACCTCACGCTGCAGCGCCGCGTGGTGCGCGCCGGCGATCGCATCTACCAGAGCGGTGACTCGTTTGCCTGCCTGCATGTGCTGCATTCGGGCTTCATCAAGATGGTCAACCTGGCGGCCGATGGCCGCGAGCAGGTCGTCAGCCTGCATTTCAAGGGCGACTGGCTGGGTTTCGACGGCATCGCCAACGGCCGCTACGGCTGCGACGCGGTGGCCATGGACACCGGTGAGGTCTGGAGCATTCGCTACGACGAACTGCTGCAGGCCTGCACCCGGCAGCCGGCCCTGCTCGGCGTGCTGCACGAGGCGATGAGCCGCGAGATCGGCCGCGACCGCGATTCGATGATGTCGCTGTGCACCCTGCCGGCCGATGCCCGGGTGGCCGACTTCCTGCGCAACTGGGCCGAGGCCCTGGCCGCGCGGGGCCTGCGCACCGACCAGATCACGCTGCGCATGACCCGCGCCGAAATCGGCAACTACCTCGGCATGACGCTGGAAACCGTGAGCCGAGCGCTGTCGCGCCTGGCGCGTGGCGACATGATCCGCTTCAGCGAGAAGGGCCGGCGCGACATCGAGATTCCGCACGTCGGCGCCCTCAGCGCCTTTGTCCAGCGCAGCGCCGCGCCAGCGGCGGCCATGCACTGA
- a CDS encoding amino acid permease, with amino-acid sequence MSLFRTKSIDAMIATGQAPGGLKKVLGPVDLVLMGIGAIIGTGIFVLTGTGALTAGPALTVSFLIAALACGFAALCYAEFASTIPVSGSIYTYSYATLGELVAWMIGWDLLLEYGLATSAVSVGWSGYFQSLIAGFGVKLPVVLTAAPGSVPGVSTWLNLPALLIMLVLTAMLSLGIRESARANNVMVAIKVAVVLLFIVVGIGHVKPANWQPFMPFGTGGIFSAAALVFFAFIGFDAVTSAAEEVKRPERDLPIGIIGSLGVCAVLYVLVAAIMTGIVPYQKFAGIDHPVSLALQYAGENWVAGFVDLGAILGMTTVILVMAYGQTRVLFAMSRDGLLPARLSKVNERHGTPVFATWTVGIVFSLIAAFVPLGVLAELINIGTLAAFTLISVAVLILRKTRPDLPRAFRCPGVPVVPLLAIAFCVMLMAHLTPATWKAFGIWLVLGLVVYFGYARRRSLLHTAPAIGGAAAATARDAR; translated from the coding sequence GTGAGCTTATTCAGAACAAAAAGCATCGATGCCATGATCGCCACCGGCCAGGCGCCGGGCGGCCTGAAGAAAGTGCTGGGCCCGGTGGACCTGGTGCTGATGGGCATCGGCGCCATCATCGGTACCGGCATCTTCGTGCTCACCGGCACCGGCGCACTGACCGCCGGGCCGGCGCTCACGGTGTCCTTCCTGATTGCCGCCCTGGCCTGCGGCTTCGCGGCGCTGTGCTATGCCGAGTTCGCCTCCACCATCCCGGTGTCCGGCTCCATCTACACCTACAGCTATGCCACGCTGGGCGAACTGGTCGCATGGATGATCGGCTGGGACCTGTTGCTCGAATACGGCCTGGCGACCTCGGCCGTCTCGGTCGGCTGGTCGGGCTACTTCCAGTCGCTGATCGCCGGCTTCGGGGTCAAGCTGCCCGTGGTGCTGACAGCCGCCCCCGGCTCGGTGCCCGGCGTCAGCACCTGGCTCAACCTGCCGGCCCTGCTGATCATGCTGGTGCTGACCGCCATGCTGTCGCTGGGCATCCGCGAGTCGGCGCGGGCCAACAACGTCATGGTGGCCATCAAGGTCGCGGTGGTGCTGCTGTTCATCGTGGTGGGCATCGGCCATGTGAAGCCGGCCAACTGGCAGCCTTTCATGCCGTTCGGCACCGGCGGCATCTTCAGCGCCGCGGCCCTGGTGTTCTTTGCCTTCATCGGCTTCGACGCGGTGACCTCCGCCGCCGAGGAGGTGAAGCGGCCTGAACGCGACCTGCCCATCGGCATCATCGGCTCGCTGGGCGTCTGCGCCGTGTTGTATGTGCTGGTGGCGGCCATCATGACCGGCATCGTGCCCTACCAGAAGTTCGCCGGCATTGACCACCCGGTGTCACTGGCGCTGCAGTATGCCGGCGAGAACTGGGTTGCCGGCTTCGTGGACCTGGGTGCCATCCTCGGCATGACCACCGTGATCCTGGTGATGGCCTATGGCCAGACCCGCGTGCTGTTCGCGATGTCGCGCGACGGCCTGCTGCCGGCCCGGCTGTCCAAGGTCAACGAGCGCCATGGCACACCGGTGTTCGCCACCTGGACCGTCGGCATCGTCTTCTCGCTGATTGCCGCCTTCGTGCCCCTGGGCGTGCTGGCGGAGCTGATCAACATCGGCACGCTGGCGGCCTTCACGCTGATCTCGGTGGCGGTGCTGATCCTGCGCAAGACCCGGCCCGACCTGCCGCGTGCCTTCCGTTGCCCCGGCGTGCCGGTGGTGCCGCTGCTGGCCATCGCCTTCTGCGTGATGCTGATGGCGCACCTGACGCCCGCCACCTGGAAGGCCTTCGGCATCTGGCTGGTGCTGGGCCTGGTGGTCTACTTCGGCTATGCGCGGCGGCGCTCGCTGCTGCACACCGCACCGGCCATTGGCGGCGCGGCAGCCGCCACGGCCCGCGACGCCCGCTGA
- a CDS encoding DUF445 domain-containing protein, protein MDVNGVNAGASDDKASGLARMKRLALGLLLLAALLYGLSTALQGRHPAWSYVAAFAEAAMIGAIADWFAVVALFRRPMGLPIPHTAIVPANKARIGANLANFICSHFLSTPQVLEKLRNFDAAGRLAGWLAAEGHAEQVGGHLKAALRYGLDALDDERVGHFLRNSVQQRLSRVDVARLAGRLLDVLTTQRRHQALLDEVLQQVAALLEEEGVREKIAAVIAREVKYLRYLGLDQLAGQVATGKIVSGVGRIIGEMGQDPAHPLRLRFDEYMAGFIERLKEDPQFRLKGEQLREEVLAHPALADYLRGLWHELRAWLHDDLSREDSGIGRRLTEAARTLGAKLQADTAMREWINAQVLAAAPPSIERYREDIRRYIVARVDAWNTQELTQELERNIGRDLQFVRINGTLVGGLIGLLIHTVTQWLPFLK, encoded by the coding sequence ATGGATGTCAACGGTGTGAATGCCGGCGCTTCGGACGACAAGGCCAGCGGCCTGGCGCGCATGAAGCGCCTGGCGCTGGGCCTGCTGCTGCTGGCGGCCTTGCTGTACGGGCTGTCGACCGCGCTGCAGGGCCGGCATCCGGCCTGGAGCTATGTGGCTGCCTTCGCGGAGGCGGCGATGATTGGCGCCATCGCCGACTGGTTCGCGGTGGTAGCCTTGTTTCGCCGTCCAATGGGCCTGCCGATTCCTCACACGGCCATCGTGCCGGCGAACAAGGCGCGCATCGGCGCGAACCTGGCCAATTTCATCTGCAGCCATTTCCTCAGCACACCGCAGGTGCTGGAGAAGCTGCGCAACTTCGACGCCGCCGGCCGGCTGGCCGGCTGGCTGGCCGCCGAGGGCCATGCCGAGCAGGTGGGCGGCCACCTGAAGGCGGCCTTGCGCTACGGGCTGGATGCGCTGGACGATGAGCGCGTGGGGCATTTCCTGCGCAACAGCGTGCAGCAGCGGCTGAGCCGGGTGGACGTGGCGCGGTTGGCTGGCCGGCTGCTGGATGTGCTGACGACGCAGCGCCGGCACCAGGCGCTGCTGGACGAAGTGCTGCAACAGGTGGCTGCCCTGCTGGAGGAAGAAGGGGTGCGCGAGAAGATCGCCGCCGTCATTGCGCGCGAGGTCAAGTACCTGCGCTACCTGGGGCTGGACCAGCTGGCCGGGCAGGTGGCGACCGGCAAGATCGTCTCCGGCGTCGGCCGCATCATCGGCGAGATGGGGCAGGACCCGGCGCATCCGCTGCGGCTGCGCTTCGACGAATACATGGCCGGCTTCATCGAGCGGTTGAAGGAGGACCCGCAGTTCCGCCTGAAGGGTGAGCAGCTGCGCGAGGAGGTGCTGGCCCACCCGGCACTGGCCGACTACCTCCGAGGGCTGTGGCACGAGCTGCGCGCCTGGTTGCACGACGACCTGTCGCGCGAGGACTCGGGCATCGGCCGCCGCCTCACCGAGGCGGCGCGCACGCTCGGCGCCAAGCTGCAGGCAGACACCGCGATGCGCGAATGGATCAATGCGCAGGTCCTGGCGGCGGCGCCGCCGTCCATCGAGCGCTACCGCGAGGACATCCGGCGCTACATCGTGGCCCGTGTCGATGCCTGGAACACACAGGAGCTCACCCAGGAGCTCGAGCGCAACATCGGGCGCGACCTGCAGTTCGTGCGGATCAATGGCACGCTGGTGGGCGGCCTGATCGGCCTGTTGATCCACACCGTGACGCAGTGGCTGCCCTTCCTGAAATAG